One region of Aminobacterium colombiense DSM 12261 genomic DNA includes:
- the rimO gene encoding 30S ribosomal protein S12 methylthiotransferase RimO, with amino-acid sequence MNIYIISLGCAKNSVDSENLIGMLRAAGFRVVDSIDEAQVAIVNTCGFIQPAVEENVDIILDLERLKEEGRLQKIGVVGCLVNRYGEELKKELPSVDIWSQAEEWESVVRQLGAKPSNWQRGMLPGTRPWSRYLKVGEGCDSFCSYCTIPSIRGWARSYPIEVLTSEASRLVEEGAREICLVGQDLTVYGRDVYGKPSLIALLDSLTASLPQEVWLRLLYLHPARVDERFIDYISSSKSVLPYLDIPIQHVEGDLLRRMNRKENEESLRTLFGYIRKKNPLFALRTTFIVGFPGETEEQFEKVLDFAEDMEIDRVGAFAYCAEEGTIAATLPGQLSSKIKEERYNRLMELQSEISLRRQSLFVGRELTVLVETIDNEDNIAWGRSYRDAPEVDGLVGIMEGAHLKEGAFVKVKITEAEEYDLLGVEVVS; translated from the coding sequence GTGAATATTTATATCATTAGTCTTGGATGCGCAAAGAATTCAGTAGATAGCGAAAACCTTATAGGAATGCTTCGGGCCGCTGGTTTTAGAGTTGTTGACTCTATAGATGAAGCCCAGGTGGCCATTGTCAATACGTGTGGATTTATTCAACCGGCGGTGGAAGAGAATGTTGACATAATCCTCGACTTGGAGCGATTAAAAGAGGAGGGCAGACTCCAGAAAATTGGGGTGGTCGGATGTCTTGTCAACCGTTATGGTGAAGAGCTCAAAAAAGAACTTCCCAGTGTTGATATATGGTCTCAGGCAGAAGAATGGGAATCTGTCGTACGGCAGCTTGGAGCCAAACCTTCTAACTGGCAGCGGGGGATGTTGCCGGGGACCCGGCCCTGGAGCCGTTATTTAAAAGTGGGGGAGGGATGCGACAGCTTTTGTTCTTACTGCACAATCCCTTCAATTCGTGGATGGGCTCGAAGCTATCCCATAGAAGTTCTGACCAGTGAAGCGTCTCGTTTAGTAGAAGAAGGAGCCAGGGAAATCTGTCTTGTTGGCCAGGATCTTACAGTGTATGGGCGAGATGTTTATGGTAAGCCTTCACTGATCGCCCTTCTCGACTCTCTTACAGCATCATTGCCTCAGGAAGTGTGGCTTCGCCTCCTTTATCTTCACCCTGCGCGGGTGGATGAAAGGTTTATTGATTATATTTCTTCCAGCAAGAGTGTACTGCCGTATCTTGATATCCCCATTCAACATGTGGAAGGAGACCTGCTCCGGCGTATGAACCGGAAAGAAAACGAGGAATCCCTCCGTACTCTTTTTGGATACATCCGCAAAAAGAACCCGCTTTTTGCTTTGCGAACCACCTTTATTGTGGGTTTCCCTGGAGAAACAGAAGAACAGTTTGAAAAGGTACTTGATTTTGCTGAAGATATGGAAATCGATAGAGTTGGAGCTTTTGCCTATTGCGCAGAAGAGGGAACCATTGCTGCTACTTTACCTGGGCAGCTTTCGTCGAAGATAAAAGAAGAGCGATACAATCGCTTAATGGAACTGCAATCGGAAATTTCTTTACGCAGACAAAGTCTTTTTGTGGGAAGGGAATTGACAGTTCTTGTGGAAACCATAGATAACGAAGACAATATTGCTTGGGGACGTTCCTATAGAGATGCTCCAGAAGTGGATGGCCTTGTAGGAATTATGGAAGGAGCCCACTTAAAAGAGGGGGCTTTTGTTAAAGTTAAAATCACAGAAGCCGAAGAGTATGACCTTCTTGGCGTGGAGGTTGTTTCATGA
- a CDS encoding phosphatidylglycerophosphatase A, whose translation MKRNLSIAGKISTLAGLGFFTSMPGTLGSGVAFALYLLWAVPWWGIIAVMLLGIWAADLYGKETCQKDPKEVVIDEVVGTWISMYGLPAGFWVPALFLFRIIDIIKPIPVSTVEKLPGGLGIVADDVVGGIMTNLLLWGIYWLYCGGGLQILLGR comes from the coding sequence ATGAAGCGAAATCTTTCTATAGCGGGAAAAATTTCAACTCTGGCGGGACTCGGTTTTTTTACATCCATGCCCGGCACCCTTGGTTCAGGAGTGGCCTTTGCCCTTTATTTACTTTGGGCAGTGCCCTGGTGGGGAATAATAGCTGTTATGCTGCTGGGGATATGGGCAGCGGATCTTTACGGAAAAGAAACTTGTCAAAAAGATCCTAAAGAAGTGGTTATTGACGAAGTAGTGGGGACGTGGATCTCAATGTACGGTCTTCCTGCAGGATTTTGGGTCCCCGCACTTTTTCTCTTTCGAATTATAGATATTATCAAACCTATTCCTGTTTCTACAGTCGAGAAACTCCCTGGAGGATTGGGGATTGTAGCTGATGACGTTGTAGGCGGAATCATGACGAACCTATTGCTTTGGGGAATATACTGGCTTTATTGCGGAGGAGGACTTCAAATTCTTCTTGGGAGATGA
- a CDS encoding nicotinamide-nucleotide amidohydrolase family protein, protein MKRAVLLAIGDELLSGSRRDINCSWLASKFADAGWEVRKIEFLPDENAPIVQALDHWAGQTEIVVLSGGLGPTHDDKTRQALADFLSVPLIIDHKAYNKIAERYNPAEQEGIERSRSTQGAIPEGTTAVHNSKGSALGISFHHKQTVFFSFPGVPDEFQKMAEECVIPILQNEFAARRSFFVTGWAESLLKDHLASVFKRRDLHISILPSVNLIELALSGEESIVNEVASDILSLLPHDCLPSGCRSLPEAIYYEATKKNLSVSAAESCTGGMIGAALTGISGVSKVFYGSAVCYSNDAKKDLLAVPSFIIEKYGAVSSECAIVMAERAQKMFKTDIAISVTGIAGPDGATAEKPVGMVWFGLASSEHSCTFRKFFSGDRDRVRKRATAAALEYLWRSLKGEEIVCPYS, encoded by the coding sequence GTGAAGCGTGCTGTTCTTCTCGCCATAGGTGACGAATTACTGAGCGGCAGTCGGCGGGATATTAATTGTTCATGGTTGGCCTCCAAGTTTGCAGATGCAGGGTGGGAGGTTCGCAAAATAGAGTTTTTACCGGATGAAAACGCTCCTATCGTTCAGGCCCTGGATCATTGGGCGGGTCAGACAGAAATAGTCGTTCTATCTGGGGGATTGGGGCCAACCCATGATGATAAGACCCGTCAGGCCCTTGCGGATTTTCTCAGTGTCCCTCTCATAATAGACCATAAGGCGTACAACAAAATTGCGGAGCGTTATAACCCAGCGGAACAGGAAGGGATAGAACGCTCAAGAAGCACCCAAGGGGCCATTCCGGAAGGAACGACCGCAGTGCATAATTCGAAAGGGTCTGCCCTCGGTATTTCTTTCCACCATAAACAGACTGTTTTTTTCTCCTTCCCTGGGGTTCCTGATGAATTTCAAAAAATGGCGGAAGAGTGCGTTATTCCTATTCTTCAAAATGAGTTTGCGGCGCGACGGTCCTTTTTTGTTACAGGTTGGGCAGAAAGTCTTTTAAAGGATCATCTGGCGTCTGTCTTTAAAAGGAGGGATCTCCATATTTCCATTCTTCCTTCAGTGAACCTCATAGAACTGGCTTTAAGCGGCGAAGAATCCATTGTCAATGAAGTGGCATCGGATATTCTTTCCTTGCTCCCTCATGATTGTCTCCCCTCTGGATGTCGCTCTCTCCCCGAAGCCATTTATTATGAGGCAACGAAGAAAAACCTTTCTGTCTCAGCGGCAGAATCTTGCACTGGGGGAATGATAGGTGCTGCCTTGACTGGCATTTCAGGAGTATCTAAAGTCTTTTATGGAAGTGCTGTATGTTACAGCAATGATGCTAAAAAAGATCTTCTTGCAGTACCATCCTTTATAATAGAAAAATATGGGGCAGTAAGCTCAGAGTGTGCCATTGTTATGGCGGAAAGGGCACAAAAGATGTTTAAGACAGATATAGCGATTTCTGTTACGGGCATAGCGGGGCCCGATGGGGCAACCGCTGAAAAACCTGTAGGGATGGTGTGGTTTGGTCTGGCTTCATCAGAACACTCCTGCACTTTCAGAAAGTTTTTTTCAGGGGACCGGGATAGAGTAAGAAAAAGGGCCACTGCGGCAGCTCTTGAATATCTATGGAGGTCTTTGAAGGGAGAAGAAATTGTATGTCCCTATTCATAA
- the thpR gene encoding RNA 2',3'-cyclic phosphodiesterase yields the protein MSLFIRTFVCVELPEQHRRTLAVTLKSLKKNFSEIKWVSPQTLHLTLKFCGEQSEDTIGCFSSYIKEELQLRRLDPFLITLGSAGAFPSLKRPRTLWIGVTEGGDPLLSLVELVEKAGLRAGVEKEKRIFHPHLTLARIRPGTFVSPQLEEELGRQNFNSLSWKVSSIVLMKSELRPEGAQHTPLETYSL from the coding sequence ATGTCCCTATTCATAAGGACCTTTGTCTGTGTAGAATTGCCAGAGCAGCATCGCCGAACTCTCGCTGTGACACTCAAGTCCCTAAAAAAGAACTTTTCAGAAATAAAATGGGTGTCTCCTCAGACGCTACATCTTACCCTTAAATTTTGCGGGGAGCAGTCAGAAGACACCATAGGCTGCTTTTCTTCTTATATAAAAGAAGAATTGCAGCTCCGGCGACTCGATCCCTTTCTCATCACCCTGGGGAGTGCGGGCGCATTTCCGTCTCTTAAAAGACCAAGGACTCTCTGGATTGGTGTAACAGAAGGAGGAGACCCCCTCCTATCTCTTGTGGAATTAGTGGAAAAAGCAGGACTTCGCGCTGGTGTTGAAAAAGAGAAGCGGATTTTTCATCCCCACCTTACTTTAGCCAGGATTCGTCCAGGAACCTTTGTTTCGCCCCAACTTGAAGAAGAGCTAGGTAGACAGAATTTCAATTCATTATCTTGGAAAGTGAGCTCTATTGTTCTCATGAAAAGCGAATTACGCCCCGAAGGGGCGCAGCACACTCCTCTGGAAACATATTCTCTATAA
- the recA gene encoding recombinase RecA, producing MAKKKNPQTREDILELAIDDIRSKFGEGSIMRLGDPFKVQVEVISTGILPLDVALGIGGLPKGRIVEIFGPEGSGKTTVALHGIAEAQKAGGIAAFIDAEHALDPRLAASLGVDVQSLYVAQPDSGEQALYVLDTLVRSGAVDLVVVDSVAALTPQAEIDGKIGDSQLGLQARLMSYALRRLTSAISRSNCVVVFINQLRAKISTGYSSGPQETTTGGRALKFYSSVRVEVKRGKSINKGEDAIGHELWMKVVKNKQAPPFRTAHASLIYGKGVPKGMSLLDMAIDLEVMKKKGSWLAYKGETIGQGKDNVAQYLEDHPELMEELTTEIMSKVAEGLGFVLGEDEDDDGGNIEKEEDLPIEEGILELDEE from the coding sequence ATGGCAAAAAAGAAAAATCCACAGACCCGAGAAGACATACTTGAACTAGCAATAGATGATATTCGCAGTAAGTTTGGAGAAGGATCCATAATGCGGCTAGGAGATCCTTTCAAAGTGCAGGTGGAGGTTATATCCACTGGAATATTGCCCCTTGACGTAGCTTTAGGGATAGGCGGATTGCCGAAGGGGCGAATCGTCGAGATCTTTGGCCCCGAGGGATCGGGTAAAACCACAGTGGCGCTCCATGGCATCGCAGAGGCTCAGAAAGCAGGGGGCATAGCGGCTTTCATTGATGCGGAACATGCCCTTGACCCTAGGCTTGCGGCTTCATTGGGGGTAGATGTTCAGTCTTTATATGTAGCTCAGCCAGATAGTGGCGAGCAGGCTCTTTATGTTCTTGACACGCTTGTCCGGAGCGGTGCGGTAGATCTGGTGGTGGTGGACTCAGTGGCAGCCCTGACGCCTCAGGCTGAGATAGATGGCAAGATAGGCGACAGTCAGCTTGGATTGCAAGCCCGTCTGATGTCCTATGCTCTTCGTCGTCTTACCTCTGCTATTTCTCGCAGCAATTGTGTCGTTGTTTTTATAAACCAGCTTCGCGCAAAAATCAGCACTGGATATAGCAGCGGCCCCCAGGAAACAACAACCGGGGGAAGAGCCCTGAAATTTTATAGTTCTGTACGTGTTGAGGTGAAAAGGGGAAAGAGTATAAACAAAGGTGAAGACGCCATAGGCCATGAGTTATGGATGAAAGTTGTCAAAAACAAGCAGGCGCCTCCCTTCAGAACGGCTCATGCAAGTCTAATTTACGGTAAAGGTGTTCCTAAGGGAATGTCCTTGCTTGATATGGCCATTGATCTGGAAGTAATGAAAAAAAAGGGATCGTGGCTTGCATATAAGGGGGAGACCATCGGCCAGGGCAAGGATAACGTCGCCCAATATCTAGAAGATCATCCTGAGCTTATGGAGGAACTTACGACAGAGATCATGTCGAAGGTTGCGGAGGGCTTAGGTTTTGTTCTGGGCGAGGATGAAGATGACGACGGTGGAAATATAGAAAAAGAAGAGGATCTGCCTATCGAAGAAGGCATACTAGAACTGGACGAAGAATAA
- a CDS encoding SIR2 family NAD-dependent protein deacylase, translating to MDKDFMFDVKRCAEVLLSSRKVVLLSGAGMSTNAGIPDFRGPNGIYRKKMKTDPELIFDIDYFYQNPSFFYEFHREFLKTINEIQPTFSHYFFSNMEKGGLLKGIITQNIDALHQKAGSEKVFEIHGSMWQSFCTRCGQEYDYKTSFHKVLKEKVPLCDICKGVIKPDVVFFGENVKYLNECQTLIKNADILFVVGSSLTVTPAAYLPSMCSGKIVVINKGEISHDYLSPGRIFIHGKYDIDEFFNALEVELSNIEGNPKRK from the coding sequence ATGGATAAAGATTTTATGTTTGATGTTAAACGTTGTGCAGAGGTTTTACTCTCTTCTCGAAAAGTGGTCCTTTTAAGCGGAGCTGGTATGTCAACAAATGCGGGCATCCCTGACTTTAGAGGCCCAAATGGCATTTATAGAAAAAAAATGAAAACTGATCCTGAACTTATTTTCGATATTGATTATTTTTATCAAAATCCGTCATTCTTTTATGAATTCCACCGAGAGTTTCTAAAGACTATTAATGAGATACAACCCACATTTTCCCATTATTTTTTTTCTAACATGGAAAAGGGTGGGCTGCTTAAGGGGATTATTACACAAAACATCGATGCTCTGCATCAAAAAGCAGGTTCGGAAAAAGTATTTGAAATTCATGGCAGCATGTGGCAAAGCTTCTGCACCCGATGCGGTCAAGAATATGATTATAAAACTTCTTTCCACAAGGTTCTTAAAGAAAAGGTCCCTCTTTGTGATATCTGTAAAGGTGTTATTAAGCCTGATGTCGTTTTCTTTGGTGAAAATGTAAAGTATCTCAATGAATGTCAGACCCTCATAAAAAATGCAGACATTCTTTTTGTCGTGGGGTCGTCCCTGACGGTAACTCCAGCAGCTTATCTCCCATCTATGTGTTCAGGAAAGATAGTTGTGATCAACAAAGGAGAGATATCTCACGACTATCTGAGCCCTGGAAGGATTTTTATCCATGGGAAATACGATATCGATGAATTTTTTAACGCTCTAGAAGTGGAATTGTCAAATATAGAAGGCAATCCTAAGAGAAAATGA
- a CDS encoding uracil-xanthine permease family protein has translation MASKNLIYGVDDKPPFPIMVLAGFQHVLTLFGATTLVPLIFGPAMGMTTAEIGFFISCVYLAMGIATLIQTHPRLGSGLPIVQGSSFSFIPPIMTIIAAYGAAGPAAVMQHVGGALIAGGILLSIIGYSRIVGVIRKVITPIVIGPTIMAIGFSLAPVAIQGNAANYWPISLIVVVCVFFFSLMSKNKYFNIFAILASISIAYLAALAGSLLGFFPSEHPAFINLASVADAPWFRFTGIMPWGLPKFDILSFGAIIAGFFAVMIESIGDYHSCSYVAGLPDPAPATINRGIGAEGLNCAIAGALGAVATTSYTENIGLIGLTGVASRWVVRTGAILLILMSFVGKIGALIATIPSPVIGGAYIALFGIIGALGIQILLRADMTSQRNVLIVGFAFLMALGLPGWVEAQKDAFFSIGIIGQVLWAIMKTPMAVAGICAAFWDNVIPGTLKERGLSAQ, from the coding sequence ATGGCTAGCAAAAACCTGATTTACGGGGTGGATGACAAACCTCCATTCCCGATTATGGTGTTAGCAGGATTTCAACACGTTTTAACGTTATTTGGCGCTACTACTCTTGTCCCTCTTATTTTTGGCCCAGCCATGGGGATGACGACGGCAGAGATTGGCTTTTTTATTTCTTGCGTTTATTTAGCTATGGGTATTGCCACCCTTATTCAGACCCACCCCAGGTTGGGATCAGGTCTTCCCATTGTTCAAGGTTCCAGTTTCAGTTTTATCCCTCCAATTATGACTATTATTGCAGCTTATGGCGCAGCGGGCCCTGCCGCGGTAATGCAGCATGTAGGAGGTGCCCTTATCGCAGGAGGGATTCTTCTTTCGATCATCGGTTATAGTAGAATAGTAGGGGTTATTAGAAAAGTCATTACCCCTATAGTTATAGGCCCCACGATCATGGCGATCGGGTTTTCTTTGGCTCCAGTTGCCATTCAGGGTAATGCGGCCAATTATTGGCCCATTTCATTGATTGTTGTTGTGTGTGTATTCTTTTTCAGTCTTATGAGTAAAAATAAATATTTCAACATATTTGCTATCCTTGCCTCTATAAGCATTGCTTATCTAGCAGCCTTAGCAGGTTCTCTTCTAGGCTTTTTCCCAAGCGAACATCCTGCTTTTATAAATCTAGCCAGTGTGGCGGATGCTCCCTGGTTCCGTTTCACTGGTATTATGCCATGGGGTTTGCCAAAGTTTGATATCCTTTCCTTTGGGGCCATAATTGCTGGGTTCTTTGCCGTAATGATTGAATCCATTGGAGATTATCACTCTTGCTCCTATGTGGCGGGGTTGCCAGATCCCGCACCAGCCACCATTAATAGAGGGATTGGAGCGGAAGGGCTCAACTGTGCGATCGCTGGGGCGCTTGGAGCTGTAGCCACCACATCCTACACAGAGAATATTGGACTTATAGGACTTACAGGTGTGGCTTCTCGATGGGTAGTTCGCACAGGCGCCATTCTCCTTATCCTTATGAGCTTTGTAGGAAAGATTGGTGCCCTCATCGCAACGATTCCAAGTCCTGTTATTGGCGGTGCTTATATTGCCCTTTTTGGCATTATCGGAGCTCTTGGTATCCAGATTCTTCTTCGGGCGGACATGACTAGCCAACGGAACGTTCTCATTGTAGGTTTTGCCTTTCTTATGGCTCTAGGTCTCCCTGGGTGGGTGGAAGCTCAAAAAGATGCATTCTTTTCTATTGGTATTATAGGTCAGGTTCTCTGGGCCATTATGAAAACGCCCATGGCTGTCGCAGGTATTTGTGCGGCATTTTGGGATAATGTTATCCCAGGAACATTAAAAGAGCGGGGACTTTCAGCGCAGTAG
- a CDS encoding efflux RND transporter periplasmic adaptor subunit, which yields MRFKRLWGVAAILIVVGGFFLLSNRKEEQKEKVVEKIARPVKYITLSAPDVVLRRVFPGKVLASKTADLSFRVSGPLIELPVKKGEPINKGDLVAQIDPRDFKVQLMNAQSALNNAKAQLSAMRAGARREEISALSSQVASAKAKLAEAEADYKRMERLFKEGVVAQVDLERSKTTYEVAKGEVNAASQELQKAKSGARAEDIAAMEATIQGLESQVQAAQSALDDTELKAPFKGIIAARYVDNFQSVQKDQPIVSLQNLEEVEIVISIPEQDIMKFRLNTSLGVSSSFEAAPNTQYSLVFKEISTEADPQTQTYAVTFTMPYPKDIVVLPGMTANVEFTGQNGAHEVKGFAVPSIAVVPGEGTTHFLWIINEETMTVHKVEVYIHSYQGDMVIVGGNITVGNRVVTAGVNYLAEGDPVTFLSPNE from the coding sequence ATGAGATTTAAAAGACTATGGGGCGTGGCTGCCATCCTTATTGTTGTTGGAGGTTTTTTCCTTTTATCGAATAGAAAAGAGGAACAAAAAGAGAAGGTTGTGGAAAAAATCGCTCGTCCTGTAAAATATATAACCCTTTCTGCCCCAGACGTTGTTTTACGACGCGTATTTCCAGGTAAAGTCCTTGCCTCAAAGACAGCAGATCTCTCTTTTAGAGTGTCAGGTCCTCTTATTGAGTTACCAGTGAAGAAAGGTGAACCTATAAATAAGGGCGATCTTGTTGCCCAAATAGATCCTCGAGATTTCAAAGTTCAATTGATGAATGCTCAGAGCGCCCTGAATAATGCTAAAGCACAGCTGTCTGCTATGAGAGCTGGAGCAAGAAGAGAAGAAATTTCGGCTTTATCTTCTCAAGTTGCTTCGGCGAAAGCCAAATTGGCAGAGGCAGAAGCAGATTATAAAAGGATGGAACGCTTATTTAAGGAAGGAGTTGTTGCTCAAGTAGATTTAGAGCGGTCAAAAACAACCTATGAGGTGGCGAAAGGGGAAGTGAATGCTGCTAGTCAGGAACTTCAGAAGGCAAAAAGTGGTGCTAGGGCTGAAGACATTGCGGCGATGGAAGCTACTATACAGGGGTTAGAATCTCAAGTTCAAGCTGCTCAAAGTGCCTTGGATGATACAGAACTCAAAGCTCCTTTTAAAGGTATTATTGCTGCTCGATATGTGGACAATTTTCAAAGCGTGCAAAAGGACCAACCGATTGTAAGTTTACAAAATCTGGAAGAGGTTGAAATAGTGATCTCTATTCCAGAACAGGATATTATGAAATTTCGTTTAAATACTTCTTTAGGAGTATCTTCGTCTTTTGAGGCAGCACCCAACACTCAATACTCTCTTGTCTTTAAGGAGATATCTACAGAAGCCGACCCACAAACACAGACGTATGCAGTTACATTCACGATGCCTTACCCGAAGGACATAGTTGTTTTGCCAGGTATGACTGCGAATGTTGAATTTACTGGGCAAAACGGGGCCCATGAGGTTAAAGGATTTGCAGTCCCTTCTATAGCCGTTGTTCCAGGAGAGGGAACAACGCATTTCCTTTGGATTATCAATGAAGAAACCATGACGGTTCATAAGGTGGAAGTATATATTCATTCGTATCAAGGCGATATGGTCATTGTTGGTGGGAATATTACAGTTGGAAATCGTGTCGTTACGGCTGGAGTGAATTATTTAGCCGAAGGGGATCCAGTAACGTTCCTTTCTCCTAACGAGTAG